ACGACTATTCCAGAGCAGGCATGCTATATCGTGAAAATGATATTTTTCATGAATTTCAAGATGGTATTTTTCATGAATATCCAGACTCAACTGAAAAATATGTTCACAATTTTTTCCTCTTTGATGTGGGCGCGTATTCCGTAGGGATTCAAAATTTAGTGCTGTCGCTAAGCGTGCATAATTTGAGCGCGAGGGGATTAGACGAGTCGGCGTTAGAGCTATCGGAGATTATCCGCCTGGGAGTGCTCATTGATTTGATGTCGCTGATGGATATGAGGTCTTTGCCACATACGCTGGACTTGGTCATGGGGGTGAATACACGGACCAATTTCGATGGGCCTGTTGAACTGAACATGGGCGTCGAATATACGTATTTGTACCGGGCTGCGGACCACTCTATAGGCGTCTCCTTGCGAGCAGGACGAAGATCCCAAAGATACTGGCGAGCGACAAATCCCACCGTCTGGGGAGGTGGCTTGCAGTTTAAGACCAACGGCGGTGGGGCACTAAAGATGGATTACGCACGCAAGGCCTTTTATTATCGTAGCGAAGTTCCTGGAAGGTTTATTTACACGGTTAATTCTAAAGTCCATATTCTCAGCCTTGCTTTCAATTTTTAGGGTGAGGTTACTAATTCGAAAAGGGAAACTCATGGTACGAATAGCTGCAATCGTTTGGATGTTAAGCGTATGTATGCCTGAGACACTACTGGCAGGAGTGGTCTTTGAGGCTGGTGAAATTGATAGCAGCACGGTTAAACCCGGTGCCTATGTCGAGATTATATATGGGAGTGGGGAGCGGGATTCGGTGTCAGGGGTGTGGGAGAGGCTGGATACGGCAAGGGGGTATATTCAAGCTATTGATGCAGAGACTCTGACTATTGGTGAACGGTTTTGGAAGAAGGAAATAGAGTTAGAACGCATCCAAAAGTTGACGATTCCAGATGCTACCCACGAGATGAGTAACGTCAGTGGGATACCAGACCCGTCTTTCGGATCACGGACATTGCAGACGGAAATTGTTTTAGAAGCCAGTGAGATTGATAGCAGCACGGTTGAAGTCGGTGATTTTGTCGAGGTTATCTATGGGAAGGGCGAGCGGGATTCGGTGTCTGGAGAGTGGGATGGAGTGAAGAAAGTAAAAGGATATGTCAAAGCTATTGATACAGAGTATTTGATTATTGGCGAACGGTTTTGGGAAGAGCGGGTCGCATTGGATCGCATTCAAAAGTTGATCATTTCAGACTCCGTCCGCGGTAGGTCGAGGGTTGAGATTGGCAGTGCCGTTGCGACAGAGTATCGGAGCGCTTGGCCCTTTTTGGGTATTGCGCCTGGTACGGTCATTTTGAATGAGGAAAATTTTAGTCTTAGTTTTGTTCACGTTTTTGCCGGATATGAGCTTGGAACTGGGCAATTTAGCGCGAGTATAGAGGCAGGGTATGGCGCACCAATTGAAGCATTGGAGTGGGGGGTTGGTGTTTTTTCGGTGAATGGAAATTTTCATCTTATTAAAAAACATCGTCTGAATACTGGCGTTCCTTTTTTGTCAGTTGGCTATACGGCTTTGGTGAGGGAGGGAAGCACGAGTCTATTCAATGTTGGGGCCGGTATCACCTGGTGGTCTCATAAAGGCAGGAGCCTGCGTCTGGAAGTGCGAGATCATATTACCTCGTCAGGAGGAGAGGGCGCACATGCTCTGGAATTCAGGATCAGTGCTATTCGATAATCATCTGATTTTAGAGTTTTAAGGATTGTTGCAGGATAAATACCACCAGTTCAATTGAGGAGAGTGAGGCTTGACCAGGAGACGATATACGCTAATTGGGCTATGCACGCTGATTGGGTTGATGGCGGGTGAGGGATTTGCCCAGGAGTCCGACAGGCCAACGGGAACGGGGTTCTCTTTTCTAAAGTTGCCCACCCATGCCCGTATGACAGCTCTGGGTGAGGCTGGGGTAGGGTTGATCGGGAGTGGACAGGCTATTTTGTACAATCCAGCGGGGCTGGCTTTTATGGAAGGTCGGGAAGCGTATTTTACGTATGTAGATTGGATAGGTGGTCTCAAGCACTACGTAGCTGGCGTTTCAGCAAGGGTGCCGCGTATAGGGACATTGGGGCTTTCTGCGGTGAATCTCGATTTTAATACCACGCAAAAATTTAGCGATTACGCCATTTCCGTGGCTTATGGGGGCATGATTACCAATCGGATTTCGGTGGGAACCACTCTCAAGCTGATCCATGGGCGTTCTCTCGGGGAGGATCGCGAGCAAAATGTCTTTGCCTTTGATCTGGGCGCATATTTTGCCACGGGATTACGGAATACGGTGATCGCAATGGGTGTGGAGAACTTGAGCTCGAGCGGGTTAGGCGAGCCAGAGCAATGGGGTCTTCCGAAGAATGTGCGGCTGGGAGTATTTCTTGATTTAATTGCACTGACGGCTATCGGTCTCTTGCCTCATAATCTGGATCTGGTCGTGGATGTGAATAATCCAAACGATTCTAATGATGGCTTCTACACGGACATAGGTATCGAATATACATATATACACCAGACCGCTATAGACTATATGTTGGGATTTTCGCTGCGAGCAGGACAACGAAAAAGGTCCGGTAGTATCTCAGGTGCCAACACCCTGGGTATAGGCGTGCTACTTAAGACTCATGGTATAGGTTTGAAGGTAGATTACACAAGCAAGTTCTTTAAATCTGTTTTTGATGAACGGGTGCATATTCTCAGTGTTGCTTTTGATTTTTAGAGCGTGGATCACTGGTTCGGAAAGAAGGATAAATTTATGAAAAAATTAATCGCCATCTTCGTAACCGCAGCCTTCCTGTTCAACGCGATGGCTCCCACGCTCGCACACGCAGCCACATACCTGCAAGGTGCAGAGATCAATGCCAATACGCTGATTCGAGATGCCTATGTGCAAGTTAAATACAGATGAGGTGATTTCATGAGAATATATTGTAAGACACTCAGGTTAAGCGCATGCTTGTTTGCTTTGCTGTGTTTATCGTCTGTTGGATATGCTTCTCAGCCATACGCCGAGAACAATGTGCATTTATGTAAGGTTTTCAATTTTGAAGACCTGCAGGAGCGCGATAGCATTTATGCTGCTACGAAGCACGCGCTTGATTTGAATGTTGGCGAACCTCGTACCGTTCGGATGATCTACTTTTTGCCGAATGACCGTTCGTTCCGCCAGGAAGTGGTTCAGAAGATGAAAGATGAGATGCGCAATATTCAAACCTTCTTTGCAGAGCAGATGCAGGCACACGGACACGGCAACAAAACCTTCCGCTTTGAGACCGATGCTCATGGCGAACCGATGGTTCATCGCATGGATGGACAAAATCCTACTGATCATTATTCCAATCATACGCCTGTTTTGACGTACGAAGTTGAGCAGAAGTTTGATCTCTCAGCGAACACCTACTTTATCGTCATTGACAATGGTACAAATACAGTTGGTTTATTAGGTTTTCAAGTGGGAGGGGTAGCAATCACACACGGAACAAGTAGGGTTGCGTTAGTCCCTGGCGATTTTTTTTGGACAGCAGCAGCACATGAACTTGGACATACCTTCGGATTGGGTCATGACTTCAACGATGATGCGTACATCATGTCGTACGGTCCAGGACAAGACCGGTTATCTGAGTGCAGTGTCGGGTTTTTAGCAGTGCATCCCTATTTTAATCGAGATGTTGAAACGATAGATACACAGCCGTCAGTAATTAAACTCATTTCATCGCAGGATTATCCAGCAGACGCAAAGAATGTCTCGGTCCAACTCAAAGTCAGCGATTCAGATGGGATTCATCAAGTGTTTCTATTTATTGAAGACGAAGTGAAGGCGTGTCATAGATTGGCGGGGAAAAAAGATGCTGTCGTTGAATTCGATTATGACGGCGTTTTTCCCTCTAATAATGGCACGAGTCTTTCCGACCCTACTATACATCCGATTGATGTGAAGGTTGTTGATACTTTTGGGAATGAGAACTCTCTGCATTTTCTGCTGCGGAACATTTCAGCGCCGGGTAAGGTCATCGCCAAGTTTGATGCACATACGAATCATGTTACTTCAGTAGCATTTTCGCCCGATAGCAAAATACTTGTCTCAGGGTCATTCGATGGTACGATCAAACTGTGGGACGTTGCGACAAGACGATCTATCACCACTCTACCTACCGGTCCTGTCTTCTCTTTAGCATTGTCGCCTGATGGCACGATGATCGCTATTGGGTCTAATTATAAGGTTAACCTATGGGATATTGCGACAGAAAAAAATATTACCCCTCTTGAGTGGCCTATACTTCACTACGTCCATTCTGTAGCGTTTTCACCTGATGGCACGATGGTCGCAGCGGGGGCGGGACATGACTCGGGAGGAGGGGGTACAGTTAGACTGTGGGATGTTGCAACAGGAAAAAATATCGCCAATCTTGAAGGGGATATGAGTTATGTCTGGTCTGTAACATTTTCGCCAGATGGTACCACACTCGCTATCGGGTCAGAGGTGGGGGTTACGCTATGGGATATTTCGACGAAAAATTTTGACACTCTTAAGGGATATACAAGAAGAGTCAATTCTGTAAAGTATTCACCCGATGGCACTATCCTCGCATTAGGAACAGGGGGTGACTACGAGACCGCAGCATCTTTTTTGGGCGGCAGAATCTACCTGTGGCAGGCTCCGTCCTGGCGCAATATTGCCACTCTTGAGGGACATTGGGCAGGTGCCTTGTCTGTAGCGTTTTCGCCAGATGGAATGATTCTTGCTTCGGGAGCATTAGATCACACGGTCAGACTGTGGGACGTTGCGACGGGAACAAATATCGCTACCTTTGAAGCGCATACGGAGGAGGTCCGTTCTGTGGCATTTTCACCCGATGGTACGATCCTCGCTTCCGGGGCGGGGGATGGTATTCTACTATGGGATGTATCGCAGTATGTCACATCTGTGGTCTATATGCCCGATGCCAACCTGGGTGCGGCGATCAGGGATGCGCTGGGCAAGTCGCGTTTTGCGCCCATTACAGTGACGGATATGGCGAGTTTGACTGCTCTTGATGCGAGCAATCGCAATATCCGCGATTTGACCGGACTTGAGTTTGCAACCAATCTGACCGGGTTGAATCTTGTGGATAATCCGCTGAGTGCGCCAGCCATCAACACCCATATTCCAGCCCTTCAGAACAGAGGTGTTGAGGTCTTGTTTGACAAGACGCCAACGCCCGATTTCGATGGCGATGGGATTGTTGATCTTGCCGATTTCTTGCTTTTTGTAGAGCAGTTCGGGTTTAGTGAGGGCGATGAGGGGTATGACGCGCAGTTTGATCTGGACGGGGATGGCATGATTGGGCTTGGCGATTTTCTGATTTTTGCCGATGCCTTTGGCAAAGTCATATCGTCAAATTGACTGTGTCGCAAGCATCCTGTAAGATAAAGTGCCAATTGTAAATGGTTTGAAAATACACTTGTTCATAACTGAGGTTACGAAATACACTTGTTCATAACTGAGGTTACGAATAAAGGATTCAGGAGGGTACTTTTATGAGGATGGTATGCATAACGCTTGGTTTATTTATGGTGAGTTTTTCAACCGCTGCGGGTGATGATTTTGTGAATTTTTCACCACGCACTTGGTCGCCGTTCTTTCCATCTAAGGGATTGTTGTTGGGAGGCAGTTATGCGAATATGGGGGCAATGATGCCTATGAAGGTGATTGAGCGGTATATAGGTGAAGGGGATCGTCCCCAAAGACCGTATGTCGAAGTGACGTACTGGAACGGC
This sequence is a window from Gemmatimonadota bacterium. Protein-coding genes within it:
- a CDS encoding PorV/PorQ family protein, which gives rise to MTRRRYTLIGLCTLIGLMAGEGFAQESDRPTGTGFSFLKLPTHARMTALGEAGVGLIGSGQAILYNPAGLAFMEGREAYFTYVDWIGGLKHYVAGVSARVPRIGTLGLSAVNLDFNTTQKFSDYAISVAYGGMITNRISVGTTLKLIHGRSLGEDREQNVFAFDLGAYFATGLRNTVIAMGVENLSSSGLGEPEQWGLPKNVRLGVFLDLIALTAIGLLPHNLDLVVDVNNPNDSNDGFYTDIGIEYTYIHQTAIDYMLGFSLRAGQRKRSGSISGANTLGIGVLLKTHGIGLKVDYTSKFFKSVFDERVHILSVAFDF